One window from the genome of Mucilaginibacter ginsenosidivorans encodes:
- a CDS encoding TlpA disulfide reductase family protein has translation MKKIFSFLVCLLPFAVLAQMPQQFNIAGKFGSMNSEVYLYYQAGSNKVLDSTKSVNGAFEFKGEIIYPSVAALIVDHKGLGAQMLDFNTADKFIFYLDKGTINVQSPDSAFNAKVIGSPINNQYVKLVAINDAASSRINKITTDALKSATDEKSAAATSEMQTKIKAVQADYHAALTKFVKENPDSYLSLITLGSIGGPTPDPNEILPLLDGLSKNVQETETARTMRNALESLKSTSIGAVAPDFEQTDTLGNPVRLSSFRGKYVLLDFWASWCGPCRQENPNVVKAFNRFKDRNFTIIGISLDRPGSGFAWLNAIKADHLGGWTQLSDLKFWNNAVAQLYFVQGIPKNFLIDPQGKIIAQDLRGDDLENKLEEVLGK, from the coding sequence ATGAAAAAAATATTCTCTTTTTTAGTATGCCTCCTGCCTTTCGCAGTCCTTGCTCAAATGCCGCAGCAGTTTAATATTGCCGGTAAATTTGGTAGTATGAATTCGGAGGTTTACCTGTATTACCAGGCCGGGTCGAACAAAGTGCTCGATTCGACTAAAAGCGTTAACGGCGCCTTCGAATTTAAGGGGGAAATCATCTATCCGTCAGTGGCTGCGCTTATTGTGGACCACAAAGGTCTGGGTGCGCAAATGCTGGATTTCAATACGGCTGACAAGTTTATATTTTATTTGGATAAAGGTACCATCAACGTCCAAAGTCCCGACTCGGCATTCAACGCAAAGGTTATTGGCTCGCCCATTAATAATCAATATGTGAAGTTGGTGGCCATTAACGATGCAGCATCTAGCCGCATCAATAAAATAACAACCGATGCGCTTAAATCGGCCACAGATGAAAAATCAGCTGCCGCGACCAGCGAGATGCAAACTAAAATAAAAGCTGTGCAGGCCGATTACCATGCCGCTTTGACAAAATTTGTCAAGGAAAATCCTGACAGCTACCTCAGCCTGATCACGCTGGGTTCTATCGGCGGGCCAACGCCCGACCCTAACGAGATACTTCCGCTGCTCGACGGCTTATCAAAGAACGTGCAGGAAACAGAAACTGCGCGTACCATGCGCAATGCGCTGGAGAGCCTGAAAAGCACATCTATAGGCGCCGTCGCTCCCGATTTTGAGCAAACCGACACCCTCGGCAATCCGGTAAGGCTCTCGTCGTTCAGGGGTAAATACGTATTGCTCGACTTCTGGGCATCGTGGTGTGGTCCGTGCCGCCAGGAAAACCCCAACGTTGTAAAAGCGTTCAACAGGTTTAAAGATAGAAATTTCACCATCATCGGCATCTCATTGGACAGGCCTGGAAGCGGGTTTGCATGGCTGAATGCGATCAAGGCCGATCACCTTGGCGGCTGGACACAGCTTTCGGACCTGAAATTCTGGAACAATGCCGTGGCCCAGCTTTATTTTGTACAGGGCATACCCAAAAACTTTCTGATAGACCCCCAGGGAAAGATCATAGCGCAGGATCTGCGTGGCGATGACCTTGAAAACAAGCTGGAAGAAGTGCTTGGCAAGTAA
- a CDS encoding formimidoylglutamase, which produces MSLSDFFSPIDLKNIAPENGYYSSHLGEKIARFRDSFPDLEQKTDIAIIGVQDDRNAINNPGCALGPDYVREKLYQLFEGGYKTKIADLGNIKQGATITDTYFAVKTVVHELIKKGILPIIIGGGQDITYAQYMAYEDLEQKVDLVIVDPRFDLEDDGGMDSLETTSVSYLNKIFLHEPNYLFNYSNLGFQTYFTSQESLRVMDKLYFDVHRLGEVSSQVAMAEPVIRNANMISIDIGAIRASDAMGNANASPNGLYGEEACQVARYAGFNDKLSSIGFYEFNPAYDNNGQTAMLLAQMIWCFIDGFYNRKKDFPLNPKSQYLIYKTSLKHEDHEVVFVKSKKSDRWWMQVPYPSSGSMNERFHLVPCRYDDYKTAVGGEMPDLWWRTYQKLN; this is translated from the coding sequence ATGTCTTTATCCGACTTTTTTTCTCCTATCGACTTAAAAAATATCGCGCCTGAAAACGGGTATTACAGCAGCCATTTGGGCGAAAAGATAGCGCGTTTCAGGGATAGTTTTCCCGACCTGGAGCAGAAGACAGACATTGCCATCATCGGTGTGCAGGATGATCGGAATGCCATCAATAACCCCGGTTGCGCACTGGGCCCCGACTATGTCCGCGAGAAATTATACCAGCTTTTTGAAGGAGGATATAAGACAAAAATTGCTGATCTGGGCAATATCAAACAGGGAGCGACAATAACCGATACTTACTTTGCCGTAAAGACGGTGGTGCATGAATTAATTAAAAAAGGCATTTTACCCATCATCATCGGCGGGGGGCAGGACATTACCTATGCTCAGTATATGGCCTACGAGGACCTGGAGCAAAAGGTGGACCTGGTGATCGTCGACCCGCGGTTTGACCTGGAAGATGATGGCGGCATGGATAGCCTGGAAACAACATCGGTATCCTACCTGAACAAGATATTTTTACACGAACCCAATTACCTGTTCAATTATAGCAACCTGGGTTTCCAAACCTATTTTACCAGCCAGGAAAGTTTGCGGGTGATGGATAAACTCTACTTCGACGTGCACCGTTTAGGCGAGGTAAGCAGCCAGGTGGCCATGGCCGAACCGGTGATCCGCAACGCTAATATGATCAGCATCGATATCGGTGCCATCCGCGCGTCGGATGCTATGGGCAACGCTAACGCGTCGCCCAACGGCTTGTATGGCGAGGAAGCCTGCCAGGTTGCCCGCTATGCAGGTTTCAATGATAAATTAAGTTCTATCGGCTTTTACGAGTTTAACCCGGCTTATGATAACAACGGACAAACAGCAATGCTGCTGGCACAAATGATATGGTGCTTTATCGACGGCTTTTATAACCGTAAAAAAGACTTCCCGCTTAACCCTAAATCACAATACCTGATATATAAAACCAGCCTGAAGCACGAGGACCACGAGGTGGTGTTTGTAAAGAGTAAAAAATCCGATCGTTGGTGGATGCAGGTTCCTTACCCTTCAAGCGGGTCCATGAATGAACGCTTCCATCTTGTGCCCTGCCGCTACGACGACTATAAAACCGCCGTCGGCGGCGAAATGCCCGACCTTTGGTGGCGCACTTACCAAAAATTAAATTGA
- a CDS encoding SDR family NAD(P)-dependent oxidoreductase codes for MILVTGATGFLGSEVAKQLVVQGHRVRCTKRSTSSIPPLLKAFDSNIEWVEADLLDIFALENALEGTTQVYNCAAWVSLKQSDKDKMIYTNVTGTANLVNLCAQYNCRLVHVSSVAAIGQAKPGELITEKHHLDQATENDGYAISKLESEMEVWRGIAEGLDAVIVNPSMIIGPNAGTEGSGALFETVRKGLKFYTEGSMGFVDVEDVAKSMIALMNSDISSERFIVSAENRAYKPLVIEIANCFGVKPPASLAKPWMMGLAWRLSKVASVFTGKAPAIDKVTAQSASIARDFDNSKLKDAINIDFKPVSQSVKEICAALDTISGSN; via the coding sequence ATGATACTGGTTACAGGTGCAACAGGTTTCCTGGGTTCGGAAGTGGCAAAACAACTTGTTGTGCAGGGGCATCGCGTCCGCTGTACCAAACGAAGCACATCCAGTATTCCACCACTTTTAAAGGCCTTTGATAGCAACATCGAATGGGTGGAGGCCGACCTGCTGGATATTTTTGCGTTGGAGAATGCCCTTGAGGGTACTACACAGGTTTATAACTGTGCGGCATGGGTTTCGCTCAAACAGTCGGATAAGGATAAGATGATCTACACCAACGTTACGGGCACCGCCAACCTGGTGAATTTATGCGCGCAATACAATTGCCGGCTGGTGCATGTAAGTTCGGTCGCAGCCATCGGCCAGGCTAAGCCGGGAGAACTGATAACCGAAAAACACCACCTCGACCAGGCTACCGAAAACGACGGTTATGCCATATCCAAACTGGAAAGCGAAATGGAAGTGTGGCGAGGCATAGCCGAAGGACTGGACGCCGTTATCGTAAACCCTTCGATGATCATCGGGCCGAATGCCGGAACTGAAGGCAGCGGCGCGCTTTTTGAAACAGTACGAAAAGGCTTGAAATTTTATACCGAAGGCAGCATGGGCTTTGTGGATGTGGAGGATGTGGCTAAAAGCATGATCGCCCTGATGAACAGCGACATTAGCAGTGAACGTTTTATTGTAAGCGCCGAAAACCGGGCCTATAAACCGCTGGTTATAGAGATAGCCAACTGCTTTGGCGTCAAGCCCCCTGCTTCCCTTGCCAAGCCGTGGATGATGGGCCTGGCCTGGCGCTTATCGAAAGTAGCGTCGGTTTTTACAGGTAAGGCCCCTGCGATAGATAAGGTGACGGCACAGTCGGCCTCCATTGCCAGGGATTTTGACAACAGTAAACTTAAAGACGCGATCAATATTGATTTTAAGCCGGTTAGCCAGTCGGTGAAGGAGATATGTGCGGCACTGGACACGATTTCGGGATCAAATTGA
- a CDS encoding HAD-IB family phosphatase, giving the protein MDQYFIIDFDSTFTQVEALDELARISLRKHPDREKIYKQIEDYTNAAMEGKLSFSESLANRVKLLEANREHLKQLVTHLKKKVSISFSRNSNFFKLHSDNVLIVSGGFKEFITPVVTEYFIKRENIYANTFVFDENDNIVGYDRENPLSQEGGKVKLLRQMDLQGEIFGIGDGYSDYQLRESGIIKKFFAFTENIERKSVAEKADHITPSFDEFLYINKLPRAISYPKNRIKCLVVGDVGEEAIDQMRKEGYDIRHKDTIEQKYLEEAGVLLCDEANQPTPEDLENAGRLKVIGCFGRVASRKLSETACENGIIIFDDPKYNPRNVDFIPKRVIAFMNEGKTHMSCNFPDLQPPRNDNAHRIIHIHTNVPGILAQINEVFARHNINIVGEFLVTNAQIGYVITDVHAGYSKQVLNELKAIDHTIKFRLLY; this is encoded by the coding sequence ATGGACCAGTACTTTATTATCGACTTTGACAGCACATTCACCCAGGTTGAGGCGCTGGACGAGCTTGCCCGCATTTCGCTGAGAAAACATCCTGACAGGGAAAAGATCTATAAACAAATTGAGGATTATACCAACGCGGCCATGGAAGGCAAGCTGTCTTTCAGCGAGAGCCTGGCTAACCGGGTAAAATTACTTGAGGCTAACCGCGAACACCTGAAACAACTGGTGACGCATTTGAAAAAGAAAGTATCTATCTCGTTTTCGCGCAACAGCAACTTTTTTAAGCTGCATTCTGATAACGTGCTGATCGTGTCCGGAGGGTTCAAAGAATTTATTACCCCGGTGGTAACGGAATATTTTATCAAAAGAGAAAATATATACGCCAACACTTTTGTGTTCGACGAGAACGATAACATTGTCGGCTACGATCGTGAGAACCCGCTATCGCAGGAAGGCGGCAAGGTAAAACTGCTGCGGCAGATGGACCTGCAGGGCGAAATATTCGGCATTGGCGACGGGTATTCCGACTACCAGCTGAGGGAATCGGGCATCATCAAAAAATTCTTTGCCTTTACCGAGAATATCGAACGAAAATCGGTGGCCGAAAAAGCCGATCATATTACGCCGAGCTTCGACGAGTTTTTATATATCAACAAACTGCCGCGGGCAATATCGTACCCTAAAAACCGCATCAAATGCCTGGTAGTGGGCGATGTTGGCGAGGAAGCGATAGACCAGATGCGCAAGGAAGGCTATGACATCAGGCATAAGGATACTATAGAGCAGAAATATTTGGAGGAAGCGGGTGTATTGTTATGCGACGAAGCAAACCAGCCTACACCCGAGGACCTTGAAAATGCCGGTCGCCTTAAAGTTATAGGATGCTTTGGCCGTGTTGCCAGCCGCAAACTTTCAGAAACGGCGTGCGAGAACGGTATCATCATTTTTGACGACCCGAAATATAATCCCCGCAATGTTGATTTCATACCCAAAAGGGTCATCGCCTTTATGAACGAGGGGAAAACGCATATGAGCTGCAACTTTCCTGACCTGCAGCCACCCCGCAATGATAACGCCCACCGTATTATACACATCCATACTAATGTGCCGGGGATCCTGGCGCAGATAAACGAGGTTTTTGCCCGTCACAACATCAACATTGTGGGTGAGTTCCTGGTAACCAATGCGCAAATAGGATATGTAATAACCGATGTGCACGCCGGTTACAGCAAGCAGGTGCTGAACGAACTAAAGGCGATAGATCATACGATCAAGTTCCGTTTGTTGTATTAG
- a CDS encoding universal stress protein, with the protein MKIQKILIAIDDSKEADNAAAYGFDLAHLYKAHVGLVNIVEPIVTSSTDANLLTGSPFEPGLASDPEFVNIQKEASQNIIQRTINNFAGDLEITHFSEYGSTADGIIDCAAEFNADLIVVGTQHRSGLDRLLMGSIAEHVVRHSKVPVLVVPFKEE; encoded by the coding sequence ATGAAAATTCAGAAGATTTTGATAGCAATCGACGACAGTAAAGAGGCCGACAACGCCGCCGCCTATGGTTTCGATCTGGCGCATCTGTATAAGGCCCATGTGGGTTTGGTTAATATTGTCGAACCAATCGTAACTTCGTCTACGGATGCCAACCTGCTCACCGGCTCGCCTTTTGAACCGGGGCTCGCAAGCGATCCTGAATTCGTCAATATTCAAAAGGAAGCATCGCAAAATATTATCCAGCGCACCATTAACAATTTCGCCGGCGACCTGGAGATTACCCATTTTTCGGAATACGGCAGCACGGCGGATGGCATAATCGATTGCGCCGCCGAATTCAATGCCGATCTTATCGTAGTAGGTACCCAGCATCGCTCCGGCCTCGACCGCCTTTTGATGGGCAGTATAGCCGAACATGTGGTAAGGCATTCGAAGGTGCCTGTGTTGGTTGTGCCGTTTAAAGAAGAGTGA
- a CDS encoding tryptophan 2,3-dioxygenase family protein, whose protein sequence is MSITPEIESRLALLQEKYEAMGQDMVSYLDGLLHADFLTYWDYIHLDTLLSLQSPKTPFPDEEIFIMYHQITELYFKLALHECKQITEKENLTADFFAARVRRINRYFEALTQSFEIMVDGMEKDQFLQFRMSLLPASGFQSGQYRLIEIYATDFINLVAKDKRGELASAPVEDQFEYLYWKFGATELSTGKKTLTLRQFEKKYSKQFIELAKACTQLNFNALLQQMQYEQRSAKALEDELRRLDVNVNVNWPLSHYKSAVRYLDRKPDDIKATGGTNWQKYLPPRFQKRIFYPSLWTAEQLDNWGKAWVEDVLNSK, encoded by the coding sequence ATGAGTATCACCCCCGAGATCGAATCGCGCCTGGCTTTACTTCAGGAAAAGTATGAAGCTATGGGCCAGGACATGGTATCGTACCTTGACGGCCTGCTGCATGCCGACTTCCTTACCTATTGGGATTACATCCATTTAGATACCCTACTGAGCCTGCAAAGCCCCAAAACGCCTTTCCCCGACGAGGAAATATTTATCATGTACCACCAGATAACGGAGCTTTACTTTAAACTGGCGCTGCATGAGTGCAAGCAGATAACGGAAAAGGAAAACCTGACGGCTGATTTTTTTGCTGCGAGGGTACGCCGTATTAACCGTTATTTCGAGGCATTAACGCAATCGTTCGAGATCATGGTGGATGGGATGGAAAAGGACCAGTTCCTGCAATTCAGGATGTCGCTGCTGCCGGCAAGCGGTTTCCAGAGCGGGCAGTACAGGCTGATCGAGATATACGCGACCGATTTTATCAACCTGGTGGCGAAAGATAAACGCGGGGAATTAGCTTCGGCGCCGGTAGAGGATCAATTCGAATACCTGTACTGGAAATTTGGCGCAACCGAACTATCCACCGGTAAAAAGACGCTGACCCTGCGGCAGTTTGAAAAGAAATATTCCAAACAATTCATCGAACTGGCGAAGGCTTGTACCCAATTAAACTTCAATGCCTTACTACAGCAGATGCAATATGAGCAACGGTCGGCCAAAGCGCTGGAGGATGAATTGCGCAGGCTGGACGTAAACGTAAACGTGAACTGGCCACTGTCGCATTATAAATCAGCAGTGCGCTACCTCGATCGCAAACCGGACGATATAAAAGCTACAGGCGGCACCAACTGGCAAAAATACCTGCCCCCGCGTTTCCAGAAACGCATCTTTTATCCTTCGCTATGGACAGCCGAACAACTGGACAATTGGGGTAAGGCCTGGGTGGAGGATGTGCTTAACAGCAAATAG
- a CDS encoding branched-chain amino acid aminotransferase, whose product MTDTLDIKITKTTHSRLNETDFDNLPFGKTFSDHMFMADYSDGEWKNFQIIPYGEIGLSPAISALHYGQAFFEGLKAYKHADGQVSVFRPDKNAIRFNKSAGRLCMPELPEEIFIQSIAAVVDADRDWVPSKANHALYIRPFMFATDPYLGVTPSATYKYMVLIGPVGPYFSKTLRVKIETHYTRAAEGGFGYAKAAGNYGGSMLPARKAAEEGFDQLIWTDAKDHQYIEEMGAANVMFVLDGKLITPSTRDTILDGVTRDTVLTLAREWGMPVEERRVSVAEILEGAKNGKLQDAFGAGTAATIAPVGSISRDGEEYFLVDPKEREFSQKVLRELDAIKYGRVTDTHGWNYMV is encoded by the coding sequence ATGACTGATACACTGGACATCAAGATCACCAAGACGACCCATTCCCGCTTAAACGAGACGGATTTCGACAATTTACCCTTCGGGAAAACATTTTCCGACCATATGTTTATGGCCGATTATTCCGATGGCGAATGGAAGAATTTTCAAATTATTCCCTATGGCGAAATTGGGTTGAGCCCGGCTATTTCAGCATTGCATTATGGCCAAGCTTTTTTCGAAGGCTTAAAGGCATACAAACATGCCGATGGGCAGGTATCCGTTTTCCGCCCGGATAAAAATGCTATCCGCTTTAATAAGTCGGCCGGGCGCCTGTGCATGCCTGAGCTTCCCGAAGAAATTTTTATACAAAGTATTGCCGCAGTTGTGGATGCTGATCGCGATTGGGTGCCTTCAAAAGCTAACCATGCATTATACATCCGCCCGTTTATGTTCGCTACCGACCCTTATTTGGGTGTAACACCATCGGCGACATATAAATATATGGTTTTGATCGGCCCTGTTGGCCCGTATTTTTCAAAAACACTTCGTGTCAAAATAGAAACACATTATACCCGCGCTGCCGAAGGGGGTTTTGGCTATGCCAAAGCAGCCGGCAACTATGGCGGCAGTATGCTGCCTGCCCGTAAAGCTGCCGAAGAAGGTTTTGACCAACTGATATGGACGGATGCCAAAGATCACCAGTACATAGAGGAAATGGGCGCTGCCAACGTTATGTTTGTGTTGGATGGTAAACTGATCACCCCATCAACCCGCGATACGATCCTGGATGGCGTTACCCGCGATACCGTACTGACACTTGCCCGCGAGTGGGGTATGCCTGTTGAAGAGCGCCGCGTTTCAGTTGCTGAAATTCTTGAGGGTGCTAAAAATGGCAAGTTGCAGGATGCTTTTGGTGCCGGCACCGCTGCCACTATAGCCCCGGTTGGCTCTATCAGCCGTGATGGTGAAGAGTATTTTTTAGTCGATCCAAAAGAAAGAGAATTCTCTCAAAAGGTATTAAGAGAACTGGATGCTATAAAATATGGCCGCGTTACCGATACGCACGGGTGGAATTATATGGTGTAA
- a CDS encoding metallophosphoesterase family protein, translated as MISKACEMRRNVIFPVLITAICAVFYSFVCHGQSTGDRVINMVFTSDAHYGITRPKFRGDSNVAGYKVNEALIRQVNTLPGLVLPADNGVSSGRRVGAIDYVIEGGDIANRMQPPVQSAAASWAQFENDYLHLLSVRGHNGQPAKLLVIPGNHDISNAIGFAKPMKPLTDPTSMVKIYNMMPTPAKPLTNENYDYAKDKVDYSYNMKGIHVMFVTLWPDSAQRIWMQKDLDTVNRKTPVIIFTHDQPESEAKHFTNPVPPHKIIVESGFENLVAEHYKDGTVAPQDDGATIKEQRGFVKFLQAHPNIKAYFHGNSNWNEFYVYHGPDKNVNLPVFRVDSPMKGKYSSKDETSLSFQLISLDPQTQTLTVRECLWNAKPADAAQKVVFGKSSTVSLKVN; from the coding sequence ATGATCTCTAAAGCATGTGAAATGCGGCGTAATGTAATTTTTCCGGTGTTGATTACCGCTATTTGCGCTGTTTTCTACTCGTTCGTCTGCCATGGTCAATCAACAGGCGACCGGGTAATTAATATGGTCTTTACCTCAGACGCCCATTATGGCATTACCCGGCCGAAGTTCAGGGGCGATTCGAATGTGGCCGGTTATAAAGTGAATGAGGCCCTTATCCGCCAGGTCAATACATTGCCGGGCCTTGTGCTGCCTGCTGATAATGGGGTAAGTTCGGGTAGGCGAGTCGGCGCAATTGATTATGTTATTGAAGGCGGCGATATAGCTAACAGGATGCAGCCGCCGGTACAAAGCGCCGCCGCTTCATGGGCTCAGTTCGAAAATGATTATTTGCATTTGTTGTCGGTAAGGGGCCATAACGGGCAACCGGCAAAACTACTTGTCATCCCGGGCAATCATGATATCAGTAACGCCATAGGATTCGCAAAACCGATGAAGCCGCTTACCGATCCTACTTCGATGGTTAAGATATACAATATGATGCCGACGCCGGCCAAACCTTTAACCAACGAGAACTACGATTATGCTAAAGATAAGGTCGATTACTCCTATAACATGAAAGGCATACACGTGATGTTTGTCACCCTGTGGCCCGATTCGGCACAGCGCATTTGGATGCAAAAGGATTTGGATACGGTAAACAGGAAAACCCCGGTTATTATATTCACGCATGACCAGCCCGAGTCGGAGGCTAAGCATTTTACCAACCCGGTGCCGCCTCATAAAATAATCGTTGAAAGTGGTTTTGAAAACCTGGTTGCCGAACACTATAAAGATGGTACTGTTGCCCCGCAGGATGATGGCGCTACAATTAAGGAACAACGCGGCTTTGTGAAGTTTTTACAGGCGCATCCAAACATTAAGGCCTATTTCCACGGCAACAGTAACTGGAACGAATTTTATGTGTATCATGGCCCGGATAAGAACGTCAATCTGCCTGTTTTCAGGGTCGATTCGCCGATGAAGGGTAAATACTCGTCAAAGGACGAGACTTCATTGTCATTCCAATTGATCTCCCTCGATCCTCAAACGCAAACTTTAACCGTGCGCGAATGCCTGTGGAACGCAAAACCCGCGGATGCAGCGCAAAAAGTAGTGTTCGGGAAAAGTAGTACGGTATCGCTCAAGGTAAATTAG